The Candidatus Dormiibacterota bacterium sequence TGCCTCGGGCCAGCGGTAAAATGAGGGTGTGGCGGAGGGACCCAGCGGGGTGAGCGAGCGGAAGGGGACCTGGAAGGTCAAGGCCGGGCTGGCCGAGATGCTCAAGGGTGGCGTGATCATGGACGTCGTTACCGCCGAGCAGGCCAAGATTGCCGAGGACGCCGGCGCGGTCGCGGTGATGGCCCTGGAACGGGTGCCCGCCGATATCCGTCGTGAGGGCGGCGTCGCCCGGATGAGCGATCCAGCGTTGATCACCGCCATCATCGAGGCGGTCACGATCCCAGTGATGGCGAAGTGCCGGATCGGACATTTCGTCGAGGCCCAGATCCTGGAGTCGCTCGGAGTCGACTACATCGACGAGAGCGAGGTCCTCACGCCGGCCGATGAGGAACACCACATCAACAAGCATCCCTTCAAGGTGCCCTTCGTCTGCGGCTGCCGGGACCTCGGTGAGGCACTGCGACGAATTGCCGAAGGCGCGGCGATGATCCGCACCAAGGGGGAGGCCGGCACAGGCAATGTCGTCGAGGCGGTGCGGCACATGCGCGCGGTCACCAGCGCCATCCGCAAGCTTCACGCTGCCGGCCCCGAGGAACTGGTCATGGAGGCCAAGCGCATCGGTGCACCCTCCGACCTGCTGGAAGAAACAGCTCGGCTTGGCCGCCTTCCGGTCGTGAATTTTGCCGCGGGCGGCATTGCGACGCCGGCCGACGCGGCGCTGATGATGCAGCTGGGTTGTGACGGCATCTTCGTCGGCTCGGGCATCTTCAAAGCGGAGAACCCATCCGCGCGCGCCAAGGCCATCGTGGCGGCGACCACGTATTTCGACCGGCCGGACATCCTGGCCGACGCTTCCAAGAGCCTCGGCAAAGCGATGCGGGGGCTGGAGATTGGGGCGATTCCCCAGGAGGAGCTGCTCGCCGGCAGAGGCTGGTGAGCAGCACACGCCGCCGGGTCGGCGTCCTTGCGCTGCAGGGCGATTTTCGGGAACATCTGGCGGCGCTGCGCGCTTGCGAGGTGGAGGGCGTTCCCATCCGTCTCGCGAGTGAGCTGGAGGCGGTCGACGCTCTGATCCTGCCCGGGGGTGAGAGCACGACGATGGCGCACCTGATGGATCCCGCGCTGAAGCAATCGATCCAGCAGCGCAGCGCGGCCGGCATGCCGGTGATGGGAACCTGCGCCGGCATGATCCTGATGGCACGCGAGATCGAGGACGGCCGGTCGGACCAGGAGCCGCTGAAGTTGATGGACATCGGCGTTCGGCGCAACGCCTACGGCCGGCAGATCGACAGCTTCGAAGCGGAGGTCGAGTCCGCGGCCATCGGCGGAGCCGCCCCAGCGGTCTTCATCCGCGCCCCGCAGCTCACCGAGCGGGCGCCGGAGGTCGAGGAACTCGCGCGCCATGGGAATCAGACGGTCGCGGTCAGGCAAGGCAACCGGCTGGCGCTCGCCTTCCACCCGGAGCTGACGTCCGATCGCCGCTGGCATCAGTACTTCCTGTCGCTCGACGGCAAAACGAAATGACGCTCAAGGTGCGCCCGGCACAGTTGAAGGACCTCGCCGCCATCGAGGCGCTCTACCGGCAGCAGGTGCGGGAGGCGGAGCGCACCCCGCTCAAGCGCCAGTTCGCCTCGTCACGGCTCTGGTTCCTCTTGAACAGCACCTTTTCCTCGATCCTGCCGATCACATCGACCGCCGACTACGTCTACGTGATGGAAGATTCTCGCCGGCGCGCCATCCAGGGGTTCGTCCAGGCCGAGACTGCCGCCCTGGGCCCGAATGCCTGGCAGATCCTGAACCTCTGCCTCAGCCCCGACCTCGACCGATTCAATGATGGGACGGCGCTACTCGATCATCTCTTCAACGAGGGCTTGAATCGTGGCGTGACGAAGTTCGTGGTGCGCGTGCCGGTGGATGACCCCGTAGCGGATCTGTTCCGAGCCCGCGGTTTCAGTGCCTATGCCACCGAGCATGCCCTTCTCAGCGAGGCGGTCGCGCCCCGGCCCGCACCCGCGCTGGCGGGCTGGCGGCCGATGCGTCGCGGCGATGAGCTCGGCCTCTACCTTCTTTATTGCGCCACCACGCCCAAATCGGTCGCGGCGGTGGAGGCCGCCAACTTCGCTGAATGGCGCGGCAGCTTCGCGGTCGGACTTCGAGGTGCCCGAATGCCGCGCCGCGCCGGCCAGCCGCGCTTCGTCGTCGAGCGGGTCCAGGTGGTCGGCTGGATGAGCCTCGTGCCCGGCGGGGGTGGACGCCCCCACACGCTTGGCCTGATGGCGGCGGGCCAACCGGTGGAGCTATGGCCCGCCCTGCTTCAGCGGTCGCTCGCCTACGTCGCTCAGCATCATTCGGGTGCGGTCTGGTGCAGTCTGCGGCATTATGACGAGGCAGGCATCCGACTGCTGCGCGGCGAGGGCTTCGAGGTGATCGCCTCCCAAACGCTGATGGTGCGGGAGCTGCCGTTGAAGGTCCCCGCCCGAATGCGGGTAAGAATCAAATCGAAGCGACTGGTACCCCAATATGGCTGAAGCAATGCACGAACTCAGGCGATCCAACAACGGTCTGACCAATGCCGATCCGGCGGAGCTCGACCTGCTCTTCCAGGCGCTGCCGCCACACCTGAATCGGGCGGTCAAGCGTCTCGATCACCAGGGCCTGCTGCTGGAGGTCGTGCTCGACCTCGGACGCGAGCCCGAAGCCCGCTTTCCGGACCACGAGGTCATCCTCGACGACACGCCGGTCACCTCGGAAGATCTCGAGTTCGTGGCCACTCGAGTCGGCTCCTTCGGTGACGACAACCGGGCCGGCATCGAGCGAACGCTCCACCGTATCTCCGCGATCCGCAATCGCAGCGGCCAGATCATTGGCCTGACCTGCCGTGTGGGCCGGGCTATCACCGGGACGATCGACATCATCAAAGACATGGTCATCGGCGGGAAGAGCATTCTCTTGCTCGGCCGCCCGGGCATCGGCAAGACGACCATGCTCCGTGAGTGCGCCCGCGTGCTTGCCGACGAGATGAAGAAGCGGGTGGTCATCGTCGACACCTCCAACGAGATCGGTGGCGACGGCGACATTCCTCACCCGGGGATCGGCCGCTCGCGGCGGATGCAGGTCCGCACGCCCGCCCTGCAACATGCGGTCATGATCGAAGCCGTCGAGAACCACATGCCGCAGGTCATCGTGATCGACGAGATCGGCACGGAGCTGGAAGCGGTGGCGGCGCGCACCATCGCCGAGCGCGGGGTGCAGCTGGTCGCGACCGCGCACGGGAATTCGCTGGAGAACCTGCTCGTCAACCCAACCCTCAACGACCTGCTGGGCGGCATCCAGACGGTCACCCTCTCGGACGAAGAGGCGCGACGGCGCGGGACGCAGAAGTCGGTCCTCGAACGCAAGTCACCCCCCACCTTCGACGTCCTGGTCGAGATCCATGACCGCGATCGTCTGGCCATCCACCAGCCACTGGCGGAGGTGGTCGATGCGGCGCTGCGCGGCACGCTCAAGCCGCCGCAGATGCGGATCCGCGGCGCGGATGGCGCCATCGTCGCAAGGATCGCTGAAGCGGCGCCAATGCGAACCGCGGCCGTGCGCGAGCCACTCGAAGCGCCGCGGTCACGCAGTCTCCACGAGACGGTGTCGGTCTTTCCGTATGGCGTCAGCCGCAACTACCTGGAGCAGGCGATCAATGAGCTCAAGGTCCCGATCCGCGTCCAGAATCACATCGAGGAGGCGGACCTGATCGTCACGCTCAAGAATTACTATCGGCGCAAGGACTCGCCGCTCAAGGAGGCGGAAGCCGACGGCATCCCGATCCAGGTGCTGAAGAGCAACACCATCACCCAGATCAAGAATGCGCTCAGCCGGGTCTACCAGCTGGACACGCCCGACCCGACGGAGTCGGCGCTGCAGGAGACCCTGGAGGGGATCAGCCGGGCAAAGGCGACCAATTCGATGG is a genomic window containing:
- the pdxS gene encoding pyridoxal 5'-phosphate synthase lyase subunit PdxS, coding for MAEGPSGVSERKGTWKVKAGLAEMLKGGVIMDVVTAEQAKIAEDAGAVAVMALERVPADIRREGGVARMSDPALITAIIEAVTIPVMAKCRIGHFVEAQILESLGVDYIDESEVLTPADEEHHINKHPFKVPFVCGCRDLGEALRRIAEGAAMIRTKGEAGTGNVVEAVRHMRAVTSAIRKLHAAGPEELVMEAKRIGAPSDLLEETARLGRLPVVNFAAGGIATPADAALMMQLGCDGIFVGSGIFKAENPSARAKAIVAATTYFDRPDILADASKSLGKAMRGLEIGAIPQEELLAGRGW
- the pdxT gene encoding pyridoxal 5'-phosphate synthase glutaminase subunit PdxT, with product MSSTRRRVGVLALQGDFREHLAALRACEVEGVPIRLASELEAVDALILPGGESTTMAHLMDPALKQSIQQRSAAGMPVMGTCAGMILMAREIEDGRSDQEPLKLMDIGVRRNAYGRQIDSFEAEVESAAIGGAAPAVFIRAPQLTERAPEVEELARHGNQTVAVRQGNRLALAFHPELTSDRRWHQYFLSLDGKTK
- a CDS encoding R3H domain-containing nucleic acid-binding protein: MHELRRSNNGLTNADPAELDLLFQALPPHLNRAVKRLDHQGLLLEVVLDLGREPEARFPDHEVILDDTPVTSEDLEFVATRVGSFGDDNRAGIERTLHRISAIRNRSGQIIGLTCRVGRAITGTIDIIKDMVIGGKSILLLGRPGIGKTTMLRECARVLADEMKKRVVIVDTSNEIGGDGDIPHPGIGRSRRMQVRTPALQHAVMIEAVENHMPQVIVIDEIGTELEAVAARTIAERGVQLVATAHGNSLENLLVNPTLNDLLGGIQTVTLSDEEARRRGTQKSVLERKSPPTFDVLVEIHDRDRLAIHQPLAEVVDAALRGTLKPPQMRIRGADGAIVARIAEAAPMRTAAVREPLEAPRSRSLHETVSVFPYGVSRNYLEQAINELKVPIRVQNHIEEADLIVTLKNYYRRKDSPLKEAEADGIPIQVLKSNTITQIKNALSRVYQLDTPDPTESALQETLEGISRAKATNSMVELSPQNAYVRRLQHQLVERHELTARSTGKEPNRRLRIYTTAD